One window of Populus nigra chromosome 5, ddPopNigr1.1, whole genome shotgun sequence genomic DNA carries:
- the LOC133693626 gene encoding protein PHOSPHATE-INDUCED 1-like: MASFLSSHSLLQLVLLISIIQFSSAARTFSVSDQSQDPLLFQYHNGPLLTGEISINLIWYGKFKPSQRAIVSDFIASVSSRRPTTAQPSVATWWKATEKYYNLVKTKKTSPLLLSVGAQILDESYSLGKSLSSKQIVQLASKGGQKGAINVVLTSSDVAVEGFCSSKCGTHGSSLSAKTINGKRSKFAYIWVGNSETQCPGQCAWPFHQPIYGPQNPPLVAPNNDVGLDGMVINLASLLAGTATNPFENGYFQGPKEAPLEAASACPGVYGKGAYPGYAGDLLVDSTTGASYNAHGVNGRKYVLPALFDPSTSTCSTLI; the protein is encoded by the coding sequence ATGGCCTCCTTTCTTTCTTCACATTCTCTTCTTCAACTTGTTCTGTTAATCTCTATTATACAATTCAGCTCAGCAGCAAGGACCTTCTCCGTGTCAGATCAAAGCCAAGATCCCTTGTTATTTCAATACCACAATGGCCCTCTTCTTACCGGTGAAATTTCGATCAACTTGATCTGGTATGGCAAGTTCAAGCCATCTCAGCGTGCCATTGTCTCAGATTTTATTGCCTCTGTCTCTTCTAGAAGACCCACAACAGCCCAACCCTCTGTTGCCACGTGGTGGAAAGCTACTGAGAAATATTACAACCTTGTCAAGACGAAGAAAAcctctcctcttctcctctctGTAGGAGCACAGATTTTAGACGAGAGCTATTCATTGGGGAAATCGCTCTCCAGCAAGCAAATCGTGCAGCTAGCATCGAAGGGTGGTCAAAAGGGTGCAATCAACGTTGTTTTGACATCATCCGATGTTGCTGTTGAAGGGTTTTGCTCTAGTAAATGTGGTACTCATGGGTCCTCTTTGAGTGCTAAAACAATCAACGGTAAGAGATCGAAATTTGCTTACATTTGGGTTGGTAACTCTGAGACTCAATGCCCCGGTCAATGTGCGTGGCCATTCCACCAGCCAATCTATGGACCACAGAACCCTCCATTGGTTGCACCCAACAATGATGTGGGTCTCGATGGTATGGTAATCAATCTGGCTAGTCTTTTGGCTGGGACTGCAACAAACCCATTTGAAAATGGCTATTTCCAGGGTCCGAAGGAGGCTCCTCTTGAGGCCGCATCTGCTTGTCCTGGGGTCTATGGTAAGGGTGCGTATCCTGGTTATGCTGGGGATTTGTTAGTGGACTCTACAACTGGTGCTAGCTATAATGCTCATGGTGTTAATGGAAGGAAATACGTGCTTCCAGCTTTATTTGACCCTTCAACTTCAACTTGTTCCACTT